GTCATAGGAGACGGAGACAGACTGGTTGTCCGCTAACAAAAGGCCGGTGCCATAGGCGGCGAGCATCGTCGCGAGTGTGGCGATGAAGGGCTGGATCCGCATCTTCGTAATGATGAAGCCGTTGAGCGCGCCGACGGCAAGGCCTGCCGCCATGCCGCCCGCAAGCCCCGCCGCCCAATGATAGGGGGATAACAGGGCTGCCACCACGCTTGCCATCGCCGCCGTGCCGCCGACCGACAGGTCGATGCCGCCGGTGATGATGACAAAGGCCATGCCGAGCGCGATCAGCGCGAACATCGAGTTGTAGCGCAGGAAGCTCAGGATGTTATAGGGCGACAGGAAGTTTTCATAGCGCAGCGCCCCGAAGAGGATGAGACCGGCAAGCGCCAGGATGACGCCGAACCGGGCAAGGTCGCCGGAGTTCTTGACCAGGAAGAGGCGGAGGATCGGTTGCATCGTGGTTGCCTCTAATGTTTGCTGGCGCGCTGCTGGATGAAGACGGCGGTGACAATCAGCCCGGCCTTGACGATGAGCGCTGCCGCATCCGGAACGCCATTGGCAAGCAGCGTGTAACGCACCAACTGGATCACGAGCGCGCCGAGTACCGTGCCGACGATGTTGGCCCGTCCGCCCGTCAGTAGCGTCCCGCCGACAGCAACCGCGGCGATAGCATCGAGCTCCATGCCGAGGCCGACAAGGTTGGCATCGCTTGCAGAGTTGCGGGCAACGACGATGAGACCGGCCACACCGGCAAGCGCGCCGCTTATCATGTAGACGAAGAGCTTGACCCGTTTCACCGGTATTCCGGTCAGGCGGGCGGCCTTCTCGTTGCCACCGACGGCGATGATCTGTCGGCCGATGACGGTGTAGCGGATCATCGCGAAAGCCGCTGCGACGATGACGATCATCAGCAGGACCTGGGCCGGAACGCCGGCGATGCGACCGAGTGCGATGAACTGGAAGCCTTCATTCTTGAAGACCTGCAGGTTGCCGTTGGTCATCACCTGGGCGATGCCACGGCCGGCGATGAACAGCACAAGCGTGGCGATGATCGGCTGGATCGAAAAGCGGGTGACGAGGAAACCGTTGAAGAGGCCGAAGAGGGCAGCGGCGGCGATCGGCAAGAGGAAGGCAAGAGCCACCGCGAGCGCCATGTTTTCCACCGGCCAGAACTGGCCCATGAAGATCATCGGCGCCAGTGCGCCGGCAATTGCCATCAACGAACCGACGGAGAGGTCGATGCCGCCGGTGGCAATAACGAGCGTCATTCCGGTCGCGACGATGACGATTGTCGCAACCTGGGTGAGGTTCACGTTCAGCGTCTGCAAGGACAGGAAGTTCGGCGTGACGGCGACGTTGAAGAGGATCAGCGCCAGGAAGGCGACGAAGGTGCCGTAGCGGCTGGCGAGCGTCAAAAGCCTGTTTCCGGACGAAAGGGTTCCCGACGGCTGCGGGGCAGGGGTCTCGATCGTCGTCATGTCATTCTTCCTGGTGGGCTTCCTGGTGGACTTCCTGGTGGGCCATGGCGGCAAGCAGCGCCGTCTCGCTCAAGTCCTTGCGCGACAGCGTCGCGACGGAAGTACCGTCGCTCAGGACCGTCACGCGGTCGGCGGCGGCAAGCAGTTCTTCGAGTTCAGACGAAATCATCAGCACGCTCAAACCCTCGTCGGCGAGACTGCGCAGGAGTTTGAGGATTTCCGATTTGGCGCCGATGTCGATGCCGCGCGTCGGCTCATCTACGATGAGGACGCGCGGGTCTGTGGCAAGCCAGCGGGCGAGCAGCACCTTCTGTTGGTTGCCGCCGGAAAGCTCCTTGATCGGCTGATCGGGGGAGGCACATTTGACGCCAAGCGCCCGGATGTAGCGGCTGACGATCTCATCCTGGCGCGCGCGGTCGACGATACCGGCTTTCTTCAGCTTCGGCAGCAAGGCGAGCGTCATGTTTTCGCGGATGCTCATGTCGGGCACGATGCCGTCGATCTTCCGGTCCTCGGACACGAGGCCGATCCCATCAGCGATCGCATCCGCCGGTTCGCGATAGCTGCGTCCCTGTCCCTCCATGCGGATCGTGCCGCGCTCCATCCTATCGGCGCCGAAGATCAAGCGCGCCGTTTCGGTGCGGCCGGAGCCGAGCAGTCCGGCAAGGCCGGAGATCTCGCCCTCTCGCACAGCAAGGCTGACGTCGCGCACGCGCACGCCGGCGCCCGCCTTGTCGAGTTCGAGGCGGACGGGCCGCACCGGCGCGTCCTTCTCCGGTGCCATGGCCTGAAAGGCGGCAAGCTCCTTGCCGAGCATGTGGCGCACCAGCGCCATTTTCGGCATGTCCGCCATCGGGCTTTTGGCGACCGTCTGACCATCGCGCATGATCGTCACGCGGTCGCATATCTCATAGAGTTCGTCGAGCCGGTGGCCGATGAAGATGACGGCGACGCCGGAGCGTTTCAGCGTGCGGATCGTATCGAAGAGGATGGCGACCTCGCGCTCGTCGAGCGAGGAGGTCGGTTCGTCCATGATGACGAGCCGGGCGCTCTGCGTCACCGCGCGGGCGATCGCCACCATCTGCCGTGTCGCCGCATCGAAATGCGCGACGGGACGGTCGACGTCGATCGTCAGGTTGAAGGTTTTGAGCACCGCTTCGGCCCCGCGCCACATGGCGGAATAATCGATCATGCCGAACCGCTTCGGCTCGCGGGAGAGGTAGATGTTCTCCGCCACGGAGCGCTGCGGGGCGAGATTGATTTCCTGGTAGATCGTCGCGATCCCGGCGGCCTGCGCCTCAGCCGGCATCGAGAAATCGACATCCCGACCGTCGTAGGCGATGCTGCCTTCGTCCCGGCGATAGACGCCGGTCAGGATCTTGATGAGCGTCGACTTGCCGGCGCCGTTCTGGCCGACAAGCGCCATGACCTCCGCCGGTTCGACCTCGAGCGAGGCGGATTTCAGTGCCGGCACGCCGGCGAACGCTTTGGAAATGCCCTGCATGGACAGAAGCATGGGTCTCCTCCCTATCTTCGCCATCCGCCGCCCCATTTGGGGGTGGGCGTCATCAGCCTACACTTGAACGGGCTGAAGGTCATGCTGCCGTCAAAAAGACGGCCGAGACGGTTGCGCCGTCCCGGCCGTGGAGGCTCGGGAGATTGGATCAATAGGCGTTGGCGAGTTCGGCGGCCGCGTTGGAGGCGTCGTAGAACTTGTCGTCGTTGATGATCATCGGGTCGATCTTTTCGCCCTTGGCGTAGCGCATCATCGTCTCAAACGCCTTCGGCCCGAAGCGCGGGTTGCACTCGACGACTGCTGCGATCTTGCCGTCGACAACCGCCTGCACGGCTTCCTTGCCGCCGTCGATCGACAGCACCAGGACGTCCTTGCCCGGCACCTTGCCGGCCGCTTCGAGTGCCGCGATCGCGCCGATCGCCATTTCGTCGTTGTGGGCGTAGATCACGTCCGCGTCAGGATGGGCCTGGAGCAGGGCTTCTGCCACCTGGCGGCCTTTGTCACGGGCGAAATCGCCGGTCTGCGAGGCGACGATCTCGAAACCGCCGGCCGCCTTGATCGCCTCGTCAAAGCCCTTCTTGCGGTCGTTGGCGGGCGAGGACCCGGTCGTGCCTTCGAGTTCGATGATCTTCGACTTGCCGTTGGCGTTCTTTGCCAGCCATTCGGCAACGCGCTTGCCTTCTTCGACGAAGTTCGAGCCGATGAAGGTCAGATAATCCTCGCCGGCCTTGGCCAACGACGGATCGACCGAGCGATCGAGCAGGATCACTGGAATACCCGCCTTTTTCGCGGCCATGACGGCGGGGATCAGCGGCTTTTCTTCGCGCGGCGCGAGAAAGATCACATCGACGCCTTGAGCGATCATCGAGTTGACGTCGGCGACCTGCTTGGCGGCGGAACCGGCGGCATCCGTATAGACGAGCTGGAAGCCGAGCTTTTCCGCTTCGGCCTTCATGCTGTTCGTCTGGGCGATGCGCCAGGGATTGTTGGATTCGGTCTGCGCGAAGCCGACCTTGTATTTGTCCTTCTGCTCGAGCTTCGGCACTTCGGCGATCGCGACACCCGCAAGGGCGAGCGCGCCGACGGCCGTTGCCGCCAGCATGAAGGTACGACGGGAAATCGTGGTCATAATCGGGTTCTCCTCCCAGATTGGCCGGTGCTCCTCTACCGGACGTGAGCGTTTTTGCGCTTCACATCTCCAAATCTTGCGCTAATAATATTAGCAGTCAAGGCCAAAATTTATGAGCACTTGCAAAAACCCGCGTGCGGTGCAATGCACGCTCAACTGCATGTTTCCGTCAATCGTCTCTGATTGAAGGGGAAAAACATGCAGAAATTCAAAGTGCTACAGCGACCTTTGCAAGTCTCCTAGACGCGCGGTGCTGTAGGGTAGGGGAACACACATGGCCAAGGGAAACGGGCGAAATCTGGAGAAAAAGGGGGAAGGACGCCCAACCATGACGGATGTCGCCAGGATAGCCGGCGTTTCCCAGTCAAGCGTTTCCCTGGTGCTGAACGAGATGTCGGGCTCGCGCATCTCGCCCGAAACGCAGCAGAAGGTGCGCGAGGCTGCTCATAAAATCGGTTATAAACTGCCAGCGACCCGAGGTCCGGTTGCAGCGGCGCCGGCGGTGGAAAAGGACACAATCGCCTTCATCGTCGATGAAATCTCCACCAGCCCGCACCCGGTCGTCAGCCTCGATGGCATTCGCGATTATGCTTTCGAGCAAGGCATGCTGGTCTCGGCGCATGTCACCCGCTCGAATCCGGAACTCGAGGAAGCGGTGTTGCGGTCGGTCCTGCGCGACCCCTCCATCGCCGGCGTCATTTACGCGACGATCTTCACCCGCAAGGTTGCCGTTCCCGAGGCGTTGGCGCCGCTGCCGACCGTGCTTCTCAATTGTTACTGCGAGCCGCGCCAGCATGTGGCGATCGTGCCGGGGGAGGTCGCCGGCGGTTTCGCCGCCACAGCGCATCTGACGGCGCTCGGCCACAAGCGCATCGGCTTCATCAACGGCGAGTGCTGGATGGACGCCGCCATGGATAGGCTAAAAGGCTACAAGCAGGCGCTTGCCTCAGCCGACATCGCCTTCGACGAAACGCTTGTGCGCGATGGCGACTGGCTGCCGCTTCGCGGCTACGAGGCCGGGTTGGACCTGCTCTCCATGCCCAACCCGCCGACAGCCATTTTCTGCGGGAACGACCTGATGGCGATCGGCGTCATGGAGGCGGCCCAGGAGAAGGGCTTGCGGGTGCCCACCGATCTCTCGGTGATGGGCTATGACGACCAGGAACTGGCGCGCTACACCCATCCGCCGCTCTCGACCCTCGTGCTGCCGAACTACGAAATGGGCCAGAAGGCGGCTGAACTCCTGATCGACATGGCGATCCACGGAAAACACATGCGGCCGATGACAATAAAAGTCGACGGACCGCTGGTGGTTCGCGATACCACCGCTATCCTGTCCGAAGCCAGAGCTTCAAAGAGCGCTCGATAAAAGCCGCCAGCAGCGCTCCCTCCCTTGCCCCGCCGCGGCGCGCGAGGCCGTGACGCAGACGCCGGTAATCTAGATA
This is a stretch of genomic DNA from Ensifer adhaerens. It encodes these proteins:
- a CDS encoding LacI family DNA-binding transcriptional regulator; this encodes MAKGNGRNLEKKGEGRPTMTDVARIAGVSQSSVSLVLNEMSGSRISPETQQKVREAAHKIGYKLPATRGPVAAAPAVEKDTIAFIVDEISTSPHPVVSLDGIRDYAFEQGMLVSAHVTRSNPELEEAVLRSVLRDPSIAGVIYATIFTRKVAVPEALAPLPTVLLNCYCEPRQHVAIVPGEVAGGFAATAHLTALGHKRIGFINGECWMDAAMDRLKGYKQALASADIAFDETLVRDGDWLPLRGYEAGLDLLSMPNPPTAIFCGNDLMAIGVMEAAQEKGLRVPTDLSVMGYDDQELARYTHPPLSTLVLPNYEMGQKAAELLIDMAIHGKHMRPMTIKVDGPLVVRDTTAILSEARASKSAR
- a CDS encoding ABC transporter permease; its protein translation is MTTIETPAPQPSGTLSSGNRLLTLASRYGTFVAFLALILFNVAVTPNFLSLQTLNVNLTQVATIVIVATGMTLVIATGGIDLSVGSLMAIAGALAPMIFMGQFWPVENMALAVALAFLLPIAAAALFGLFNGFLVTRFSIQPIIATLVLFIAGRGIAQVMTNGNLQVFKNEGFQFIALGRIAGVPAQVLLMIVIVAAAFAMIRYTVIGRQIIAVGGNEKAARLTGIPVKRVKLFVYMISGALAGVAGLIVVARNSASDANLVGLGMELDAIAAVAVGGTLLTGGRANIVGTVLGALVIQLVRYTLLANGVPDAAALIVKAGLIVTAVFIQQRASKH
- a CDS encoding sugar ABC transporter ATP-binding protein — protein: MLLSMQGISKAFAGVPALKSASLEVEPAEVMALVGQNGAGKSTLIKILTGVYRRDEGSIAYDGRDVDFSMPAEAQAAGIATIYQEINLAPQRSVAENIYLSREPKRFGMIDYSAMWRGAEAVLKTFNLTIDVDRPVAHFDAATRQMVAIARAVTQSARLVIMDEPTSSLDEREVAILFDTIRTLKRSGVAVIFIGHRLDELYEICDRVTIMRDGQTVAKSPMADMPKMALVRHMLGKELAAFQAMAPEKDAPVRPVRLELDKAGAGVRVRDVSLAVREGEISGLAGLLGSGRTETARLIFGADRMERGTIRMEGQGRSYREPADAIADGIGLVSEDRKIDGIVPDMSIRENMTLALLPKLKKAGIVDRARQDEIVSRYIRALGVKCASPDQPIKELSGGNQQKVLLARWLATDPRVLIVDEPTRGIDIGAKSEILKLLRSLADEGLSVLMISSELEELLAAADRVTVLSDGTSVATLSRKDLSETALLAAMAHQEVHQEAHQEE
- a CDS encoding ABC transporter substrate-binding protein is translated as MTTISRRTFMLAATAVGALALAGVAIAEVPKLEQKDKYKVGFAQTESNNPWRIAQTNSMKAEAEKLGFQLVYTDAAGSAAKQVADVNSMIAQGVDVIFLAPREEKPLIPAVMAAKKAGIPVILLDRSVDPSLAKAGEDYLTFIGSNFVEEGKRVAEWLAKNANGKSKIIELEGTTGSSPANDRKKGFDEAIKAAGGFEIVASQTGDFARDKGRQVAEALLQAHPDADVIYAHNDEMAIGAIAALEAAGKVPGKDVLVLSIDGGKEAVQAVVDGKIAAVVECNPRFGPKAFETMMRYAKGEKIDPMIINDDKFYDASNAAAELANAY